A single genomic interval of Pogoniulus pusillus isolate bPogPus1 chromosome 24, bPogPus1.pri, whole genome shotgun sequence harbors:
- the LOC135186223 gene encoding NADH-cytochrome b5 reductase 2, producing MEALASAPVAVAIVVVAASALLLLLLRGTGRRASGPVTLQDPLAKYALRLVDKEEISHDTKRFRFGLPSADHILGLPVGQHVYLSAKIGGNPVIRAYTPVSSDETKGYVDLIIKVYHKNVNPKFPEGGKMSQYLDDMKIGDLIDFRGPNGLLVYKGAGTFLIKPHKKSEAEKKFAKHLGMIAGGTGITPMLQLIRRITSDPKDSTKCYLLFANQTEKDILLRAELEDIAKRHPEQFTLWYTLDRPPQDWKYSSGFITADMIKAHLPSPSSETLILMCGPPPMIQFACQPNLDKLGYPKSCTFSY from the exons ATGGAGGCGCTGGCG AGTGCGCCTGTGGCCGTCGCCATCGTCGTGGTTGCTGCATccgccctgctgctgctgttgctcagaGGGACAGGGCGGAGGGCGAGCGGCCCCGTCACCTTGCAGGACCCCCTCGCCAAATACGCTCTGCGGCTGGTGGACAAAGAG GAAATCAGTCATGATACTAAGAGATTCCGATTTGGGCTGCCCTCAGCAGATCATATATTAGGATTACCTGTAG GCCAACATGTTTATCTTTCTGCAAAAATTGGTGGTAATCCAGTGATCCGGGCCTACACCCCAGTTTCCAGTGATGAGACAAAAGGTTATGTTGATTTAATTATAAAG GTCTACCACAAAAATGTGAATCCCAAGTTTCCAGAAGGTGGGAAGATGTCCCAGTACCTAGATGACATGAAGATTGGAGATCTTATTGACTTCAGAGGGCCAAATGGGCTCCTTGTCTATAAGGGAGCAG GTACCTTTCTTATCAAACCTCATAAGAAGTCTGAAGCAGAGAAGAAGTTTGCAAAGCACCTTGGGATGATAGCTGGAGGAACTG GAATAACTCCTATGCTGCAGCTGATTCGTCGCATCACAAGTGATCCTAAGGACTCCACAAAGTGTTACCTTCTTTTTGCTAATCAG ACAGAAAAGGATATATTGCTGAGAGCTGAGCTAGAAGATATTGCTAAGAGGCATCCTGAGCAATTCACACTGTGGTATACACTGGACAGACCTCCGCAAG ATTGGAAGTACAGTTCTGGCTTCATCACTGCAGACATGATTAAAGCCCACCTCCCTTCCCCCAGCAGTGAGACACTCATTCTCATGTGTGGGCCTCCGCCTATGATTCAATTTGCCTGTCAACCCAACCTGGACAAACTTGGCTATCCCAAGAGCTGTACCTTCTCTTACTAA